The Flavobacterium marginilacus genome window below encodes:
- a CDS encoding alpha/beta hydrolase — translation MKQYSIVLLLSLTLISSLMTAQTASSKIIEDFKPSVLNQPGKEFPQVNSQGYARFRIEAPAADSIIVSLGLGGKKGGTKLSKGADGVWTGTTAGPMDEGFHYYHVNVDGGTFNDPGALNFYGSVRWESGIEIPAHDQDFYALKAAAHGNVQQILFPSKSTNTSRRAFVYTPPGYEKEQSKRYPVLYLQHGWGEDETAWSNQGHANLIMDNLIAEGKIKPFIIVMTYGMTNEIKFGGLKNFDITPFQTVMVDELIPYVDANFRTVAKQSHRAMAGLSMGGMETRMITLNKTDVFSHYALLSGGLYNPEDIKDKSKVKLIFLSCGSKENPDGVKKSATALKNAGFNAVSYVSEGTAHEFQTWRRSLKELAPLLFKE, via the coding sequence ATGAAACAGTATTCTATTGTTTTGTTGCTGTCATTGACTTTAATTAGTTCGTTAATGACCGCACAGACAGCTTCGTCAAAAATTATTGAAGATTTTAAGCCTTCAGTATTAAATCAGCCAGGGAAAGAGTTTCCTCAGGTAAATTCTCAAGGTTATGCCCGTTTTCGTATTGAGGCACCAGCAGCAGACAGTATAATAGTAAGCCTTGGATTAGGAGGTAAAAAAGGAGGAACAAAACTTTCTAAAGGAGCAGATGGTGTTTGGACAGGTACTACAGCAGGTCCTATGGATGAAGGTTTTCATTATTATCACGTTAATGTGGATGGAGGAACATTTAACGATCCGGGGGCACTAAATTTTTATGGCTCAGTACGTTGGGAAAGCGGTATTGAAATTCCTGCTCATGATCAGGATTTTTATGCGTTAAAAGCAGCAGCTCACGGAAATGTACAGCAAATACTTTTTCCATCGAAAAGCACTAATACATCCCGCCGTGCCTTTGTTTATACACCTCCAGGATATGAAAAAGAGCAGTCCAAACGCTATCCTGTATTATACTTACAGCATGGCTGGGGCGAAGATGAAACGGCATGGAGCAATCAGGGTCATGCCAATTTGATTATGGACAATCTTATTGCTGAAGGAAAAATTAAGCCATTTATTATTGTGATGACTTATGGAATGACAAACGAAATTAAGTTTGGCGGATTAAAAAACTTCGATATTACTCCTTTCCAGACTGTGATGGTTGACGAATTAATCCCTTATGTCGATGCAAATTTCCGTACAGTTGCTAAGCAGTCTCACCGTGCCATGGCAGGTCTCTCGATGGGAGGGATGGAGACACGCATGATTACACTGAACAAAACAGACGTTTTTTCTCATTATGCACTTCTTAGCGGAGGGCTTTACAACCCGGAAGATATTAAAGATAAATCTAAAGTAAAATTGATCTTTTTGAGCTGTGGAAGTAAAGAAAATCCCGATGGTGTAAAAAAATCAGCAACAGCTCTTAAGAATGCTGGGTTTAATGCTGTTTCATATGTTTCTGAGGGTACCGCACATGAATTTCAAACCTGGCGCCGTAGTTTGAAAGAACTGGCTCCGTTATTATTTAAAGAGTAG
- a CDS encoding glycosyl hydrolase family 8: MIFTANQPDIYQMIKANLFKNIHKTGLFLLSVIVSSNMLFAQEKKKSKGAFENIKYRNIFLEAGYKKAAIREKLSKAYYDVFEGPNRVYFTVGDTMAYVSDVKNKDARTEGMSYGMMVAVQLNKKDIFDKIWRFSKAYLQHQSGPREGYFAWSLNPVTMKQNSPGSASDGELYYITSLLFASNRWGNNTGINYYKEARRILDAMWKKDGTGNIYNLINTEHKQISFVPEGRNYKWTDPSYHLPAFYEIWAEYAKDGHEQFYRDCADTSRVFFKKATHPVTGLNSDYTEFDGKPHVTPWMPAGFRYDSWRVPMNIAMDYAWFGKDKKWQKEYAVKFQKFLRSKGMDTYQDQFNLDGSAPEFILQAGTVKKLRHSIGLVATAAATAMINDEKGSLDFVHAVWNAKLEPYEDGYFDPYYDGLMYLFSLMHLSGNYQIITPQTK; encoded by the coding sequence ATGATTTTTACAGCTAATCAGCCAGATATTTACCAAATGATAAAAGCAAATTTATTCAAAAACATACATAAAACAGGATTATTTCTACTGTCTGTTATTGTTTCTTCTAATATGCTTTTTGCCCAAGAAAAAAAGAAATCAAAAGGAGCATTTGAAAATATAAAATACAGAAATATTTTTTTAGAAGCAGGGTATAAAAAAGCAGCTATTAGAGAGAAACTTTCTAAGGCTTATTACGATGTTTTTGAAGGTCCCAATCGTGTTTATTTTACTGTTGGAGATACAATGGCCTACGTATCGGATGTGAAAAATAAGGATGCAAGAACTGAAGGAATGTCATACGGAATGATGGTGGCAGTGCAGCTGAATAAAAAAGATATTTTTGATAAAATATGGCGATTTTCTAAAGCCTATCTGCAGCATCAAAGCGGTCCTCGTGAGGGTTATTTTGCATGGAGTCTTAACCCTGTTACTATGAAGCAGAATTCTCCTGGATCTGCATCTGATGGGGAACTGTATTACATAACCAGTCTTTTGTTTGCTTCAAACAGATGGGGTAATAATACCGGCATTAATTATTACAAGGAAGCCAGACGAATACTGGATGCTATGTGGAAAAAAGACGGAACAGGCAATATTTATAATCTGATTAATACTGAGCATAAGCAAATAAGTTTTGTACCTGAAGGAAGAAATTATAAATGGACAGATCCGTCTTATCATTTACCCGCTTTTTATGAAATATGGGCTGAATATGCAAAAGATGGACATGAGCAATTTTATAGAGATTGCGCAGATACCTCTAGAGTGTTTTTTAAGAAAGCGACACATCCGGTAACGGGTCTGAATTCTGATTATACAGAATTTGATGGTAAGCCCCATGTAACTCCATGGATGCCAGCAGGATTTCGTTATGATTCCTGGCGTGTTCCAATGAATATTGCAATGGATTATGCTTGGTTTGGTAAAGACAAAAAATGGCAGAAAGAATATGCTGTGAAGTTTCAAAAGTTTTTAAGGTCTAAAGGGATGGATACGTATCAGGATCAGTTTAATCTTGACGGTTCAGCTCCAGAATTTATTCTGCAGGCGGGTACTGTGAAAAAATTGAGGCACTCGATTGGGTTAGTTGCCACAGCTGCTGCAACAGCAATGATAAATGATGAAAAGGGAAGTTTAGATTTTGTGCATGCAGTCTGGAACGCTAAGCTTGAACCGTATGAGGATGGCTATTTTGACCCTTATTATGATGGTCTAATGTATCTTTTTAGTCTGATGCATTTGAGCGGTAATTATCAGATAATTACTCCTCAGACTAAATAG
- a CDS encoding sialate O-acetylesterase: MKNNISLMMFVILLFSANTMFSQNPNFHIYLSFGQSNMEGNAKIEPQDTVEVDGRFQVLETVNCPELKREKGKWYTAVPPLCRCKTGLTLTDYFGRTMVANLPKNVKVGIINVAVGGCKIELFDKDKYESYVTTAPDWLKGMVKEYDGNPYARLVEMAKIAQKDGVIKGILMHQGESNTGDTLWTKKVKIVYDNLMKDLKLNPKNVPLLAGETVNADQGGICASMNTIIATLPKTIPNSYVISSKGCTVAKDNLHFDAAGYRELGKRYAEKMLSLTENKASK; this comes from the coding sequence ATGAAGAATAATATCAGCCTAATGATGTTTGTTATCTTATTATTTTCAGCAAACACTATGTTTTCACAAAATCCTAATTTCCATATCTATCTGAGTTTTGGCCAGTCTAATATGGAAGGGAATGCTAAAATTGAACCTCAGGATACCGTTGAGGTTGATGGGCGTTTTCAGGTTTTGGAAACGGTAAATTGTCCAGAACTTAAACGTGAAAAAGGAAAATGGTACACAGCTGTTCCTCCATTATGCCGTTGTAAAACTGGTTTGACGCTAACCGATTATTTTGGAAGGACAATGGTCGCAAATCTTCCTAAAAATGTAAAGGTGGGAATTATCAATGTCGCAGTTGGGGGCTGTAAAATAGAGCTTTTTGACAAAGATAAATATGAATCATACGTGACAACCGCTCCTGATTGGCTGAAAGGAATGGTCAAAGAGTATGATGGAAATCCTTATGCAAGATTGGTCGAAATGGCAAAAATCGCTCAGAAAGACGGTGTGATTAAAGGAATTTTAATGCATCAGGGCGAATCAAATACTGGCGATACGCTTTGGACAAAAAAGGTCAAAATTGTGTATGACAACTTGATGAAAGATCTTAAGCTGAATCCTAAAAATGTTCCGCTGCTTGCTGGAGAAACTGTTAATGCAGATCAAGGCGGGATTTGTGCGAGCATGAATACAATTATTGCCACTCTTCCAAAAACAATTCCTAATTCCTATGTGATTTCGTCTAAAGGATGTACAGTTGCTAAAGATAATTTGCATTTTGATGCTGCCGGCTATAGAGAATTAGGAAAAAGATATGCTGAGAAGATGCTTTCGCTAACAGAAAATAAAGCGTCAAAATAA
- a CDS encoding carboxylesterase/lipase family protein, whose translation MKNIFIAVVLTSLTFSSTIAQSLTTQVQVKQGQLLGTAEDGLLVFKGIPFAKPPVGDLRWRAPQPVKKWDGVLQVNKFAPGPIQGGNPPSGKSEDCLYLNVWTPAKSAKEKVPVLVWIYGGGFGAGATSEASYNGKNLAKKGVVLVSIAYRVGQLGFMAHPELSAENPKNVSGNYGLLDMIAGLQWVKENIAAFGGDPNKVTIFGESAGGIAVSMLCASPLAKGLFNGAISQSGGSFGPSRLTTYPGENMKTLKTAEKEGVDYMKNAGVASIEKLRSIEADKLPAGRGWPITDGWVIPDDQYRLYEAGRYNDIPVLIGYNSDEGASFTRTKDPKEFIRSVETRYGKFAENLLRAYPVGDSSVPKTARDLSRDAAFGWQTWSWARLQAKTGKSKVFFYYFDQHPDHPKDSQYYGFGSYHGQEVAYVFENLDKSNPQTSKSDLAVSDLMGTYWTNFAKYGDPNGKDIPNWPAFNNSDPKLMYFNNSAYTGPVPSLKSLEVLDSYFSWRRTPEGEAWAK comes from the coding sequence ATGAAAAATATATTTATAGCTGTAGTATTAACCTCTTTGACTTTTTCGAGTACAATTGCCCAATCGCTAACAACACAAGTTCAAGTGAAGCAAGGTCAGTTGCTTGGAACTGCTGAAGATGGATTACTGGTTTTCAAAGGAATTCCATTTGCAAAACCGCCGGTTGGAGATCTTAGATGGCGTGCTCCTCAGCCAGTAAAAAAGTGGGATGGTGTGCTGCAGGTAAATAAATTTGCGCCGGGTCCAATCCAGGGAGGAAATCCACCTTCTGGAAAGAGCGAGGATTGTCTTTACCTGAATGTATGGACACCAGCTAAATCTGCAAAAGAAAAAGTTCCGGTACTGGTTTGGATTTATGGAGGCGGATTTGGAGCAGGAGCAACTTCTGAAGCCTCCTACAATGGTAAAAATTTGGCCAAAAAAGGTGTTGTATTGGTAAGTATTGCCTACCGTGTGGGACAGTTAGGTTTTATGGCACACCCGGAACTGAGCGCTGAAAATCCAAAAAATGTTTCAGGAAATTACGGTTTACTGGATATGATTGCAGGTCTGCAGTGGGTAAAAGAGAACATTGCTGCTTTTGGAGGCGATCCAAATAAAGTAACCATTTTTGGAGAATCAGCAGGAGGTATTGCAGTAAGTATGTTATGTGCTTCGCCTTTAGCAAAAGGGCTTTTTAATGGTGCTATATCACAAAGCGGCGGTTCATTCGGTCCTTCAAGACTTACAACGTATCCAGGTGAAAACATGAAAACACTTAAGACAGCTGAAAAGGAAGGAGTGGATTATATGAAAAATGCCGGAGTGGCTTCAATTGAAAAATTACGGTCGATTGAGGCTGATAAACTCCCTGCAGGGCGAGGTTGGCCCATTACTGACGGGTGGGTAATTCCAGACGATCAATACAGATTATATGAAGCGGGCAGATATAATGATATTCCCGTTCTTATTGGTTACAATTCAGATGAAGGGGCAAGTTTTACACGAACCAAAGACCCAAAGGAATTTATCAGGAGTGTAGAAACGCGCTATGGTAAATTCGCAGAAAATCTTTTAAGAGCTTATCCTGTGGGCGATTCTTCAGTTCCTAAAACGGCTCGTGATTTATCCCGCGATGCTGCTTTTGGCTGGCAGACATGGTCTTGGGCGAGACTTCAGGCAAAAACGGGAAAGTCAAAAGTGTTTTTTTACTATTTTGATCAGCATCCAGATCATCCTAAAGATTCACAATACTATGGTTTTGGTTCTTACCATGGTCAGGAGGTAGCGTATGTTTTTGAGAATTTAGATAAATCAAACCCACAAACGAGCAAGTCAGATTTAGCAGTTTCAGATCTAATGGGAACTTATTGGACAAACTTTGCAAAATATGGTGACCCTAACGGCAAAGATATTCCTAACTGGCCGGCTTTTAACAATTCGGATCCCAAGTTAATGTATTTCAATAATAGTGCCTACACTGGTCCAGTTCCAAGTTTAAAATCACTAGAGGTTTTAGATTCCTATTTTTCGTGGAGGCGTACACCAGAAGGCGAAGCTTGGGCAAAATAA